In a genomic window of Kwoniella newhampshirensis strain CBS 13917 chromosome 8, whole genome shotgun sequence:
- a CDS encoding tRNA (5-methylaminomethyl-2-thiouridylate)-methyltransferase, producing MPRPLFARSLLASASASTSTSRCQCRQSSVWKRSASRTLYDVPLATHRLPEVRWSHTASSSKSELQELLPTMEELGLKAGDHVTVAMSGGVDSATTLRILCEFPIHIDVIFMRNWDPLLSESSLSSSSSSSSSSSSTPFSFSYANPSSSSSKGGKSPNLSPCQWEQDYSDVIRVSKHLGIPKEKIRLVDLSKEYWSRVFEPAVGVWERGGTPNPDVDCNREIKFGALLDVLPHEERHFLATGHYGRVNHSNGYSTLHRAKDKAKDQTYYLSQMNEYQLSRTILPLGRLTKPSVRQLASHWGLPNHAKEESMGVCFIGERGKFGDFISQYTSPPESAGHLVTLNGETLAPHKGLWYYTIGQRAKVANQLQPLFIAKKGVGEDGQDILVVPGQDHPLLLCNRVYTDDFHWIHGGLPRDLNNTEGKVNIQVRHRMEPVKGTVSQDPQDDKKVIIDFEEPIPGVSPGQVAAIWHDDWCLGSGVISDTRCEDGPED from the exons GACTCATCGACTCCCTGAAGTACGATGGAGTCATACAGCTAGTTCATCGAAAAGCGAGCTGCAAGAGCTGCTACCTACTATGGAAGAGTTGGGCTTGAAAGCAGGCGATCATG TCACCGTCGCCATGTCTGGAGGTGTCGATTCCGCCACCACACTTCGGATCTTGTGTGAATTT CCTATCCACATCGATGTCATATTCATGCGGAATTGGGATCCCTTATTATCCGAatcatccctttcctcctcctcatcctcctcatcctcatcctcctcgactccattctctttctcctaCGCcaacccatcttcatcttcgtccaaaGGCGGCAAATCACCTAATCTATCGCCCTGTCAATGGGAACAAGACTATTCCGATGTCATCCGAGTCTCCAAACATCTGGGTATCccaaaggagaagatacGCCTCGTCGATCTTTCGAAAGAATACTGGAGCAGGGTTTTTGAACCTGCCGTAGGCGTGTGGGAACGTGGAGGAACACCGAACCCAGATGTGGATTGTAATCG AGAGATCAAATTCGGCGCTTTGCTGGATGTCCTACCTCATGAAGAGAGGCATTTCTTGGCTACAGGACATTATGGTCGGGTCAATCACTCTAACGGATATTCAACGTTACATAGGGCCAAGGATAAGGCGAAAGATCAGACGTACTATCTTTCGCAGATGAACGAGTATCAATTGAGCAGG ACCATCCTCCCGCTCGGGAGATTGACGAAACCCTCGGTCCGTCAACTCGCTTCGCATTGGGGTTTGCCCAATCATGCCAAAGAGGAATCGATGGGAGTATGTTTTATTGGCGAACGAGGCAAATTTGGCGATTTCATCT CTCAATACACTTCACCGCCTGAGTCCGCCGGTCATCTGGTCACCTTGAATGGCGAGACATTAGCACCACATAAGGGATTGTGGTACTACACGATTGGGCAGCGTGCAAAAGTGGCCAATCAGTTACAacctctcttcatcgccaaGAAAGGGGTTGGTGAGGATGGGCAAGACATCCTAGTCGTTCCTGGACA GGatcaccctcttcttctttgtAATCGAGTATACACCGATGACTTCCACTGGATTCACGGTGGACTCCCTCGTGACCTCAACAATACCGAAGGGAAAGTCAACATCCAGGTCCGACACAGAATGGAACCTGTGAAAGGGACAGTATCGCAGGATCCACAGGATGACAAGAA agtcatcatcgacttcgAGGAGCCAATACCAGGCGTCAGTCCAGGTCAAGTAGCTGCGATATGGCACGACGATTGGTGTTTGGGTAGCGGGGTCATAAGCGATACACGATGTGAAGACGGTCCGGAAGATTAA
- a CDS encoding mannose-6-phosphate isomerase codes for MSSAIFKLAPGVQSYDWGKKGSASLAAQFGKVCVPDFKIEDDKTYAELWMGTHPTLPSRIISPSDSSSSTLLSDHLKSHHDLIGDAITTKFEDSKEGNLPFLFKVLSIGTALSIQAHPDKKLAKKLFDERPEVYKDPNHKPEMAIALTPFLAFLNFLPLPTLLLNLLSVPELSALIDSSLVDSLASSLTLPSTRPPDAFLFQPTVSSPTDAQKDILKKIFESLMSADKEVVERSINDLVKRYKNESREEEIGDNEKGLVDLALMLNEQYPGDVGVLCVFMLNVVELKKGDAAFLGANEPHAYIKGDIIECMATSDNVVRAGLTPKLRDVPTLVDMLTYEAGPGNKQLLKPTPFSGEDDKSTSLYDPPIEEFSVLRIELGKEEKTEHRAIAGPSLAVVTEGAGIVAVGGDKVDFERGEVLFIGAGKEVTWESKGDGVEVFRAFVEADK; via the exons ATGTCATCGGCCATATTCAAGCTGGCACCAGGAGTCCAGTCCTATGATTGGGGCAAGAAGGGTTCAGCTTCACTGGCTGCTCAGTTTGGCAAGGTCTGCGTGCCAGATTTCAAGATTGAGGATGATAAGACTTATgctgag CTATGGATGGGTACGCATCCTACCCTCCCATCCAGAatcatctccccttccgattcttcatcctccacgCTCCTCTCAGACCACCTCAAATCCCACCACGATCTTATCGGCGATGCGATCACGACCAAATTCGAAGACTCGAAAGAGGGGAACTTGCCATTCTTGTTCAAGGTCTTGAGTATAGGTACAGCGTTGAGTATACAGGCTCATCCGGATAAAAAGctggcgaagaagctgtTCGATGAACGACCAGAGGTGTacaagg ACCCTAACCACAAGCCTGAAATGGCCATCGCTCTCACACCCTTCCTCGCTTTCCTGAATTTCCTGCCTCTCCCCACTCTCTTGctcaacctcctctccgTGCCAGAATTATCCGCACTCATCGACTCGTCCCTCGTGGATTCCCTCgcctcctctctcacccttCCATCCACCAGACCGCCAGACgcgttcctcttccaaccgACTGTCTCCTCCCCGACTGACGCGCAGAAGGACATCCTGAAGAAGATCTTCGAGTCGCTCATGTCTGCGGACAAGGAAGTTGTGGAGAGGAGCATCAACGACCTGGTAAAGAGATATAAGAATgagagcagagaagaagagatcggAGATAACGAGAAGGGCTTGGTGGATCTCGCTCTCATGCTTAACGAGCAGTATCCGGGAGATGTGGGCGTGCTCTGCGTGTTCATGCTCAATGTCGTTGAGCTGAAGAAAGGAGACGCGGCCTTCCTCGGTGCGAACGAGCCTCATGCTTATATCaaaggag ACATCATCGAGTGCATGGCCACATCTGACAATGTCGTTCGAGCCGGACTCACCCCAAAGCTCCGAGATGTACCCACTCTCGTCGACATGCTCACATACGAAGCGGGACCGGGCAACAAACAGCTCCTGAAACCCACCCCGTTCTCCGGCGAGGACGACAAATCGACAAGTCTCTACGATCCGCCAATTGAAGAGTTCTCAGTCCTGCGTATCGAATTGggcaaagaggagaaaacGGAACATCGCGCTATTGCAGGACCCAGTTTGGCGGTGGTCACGGAGGGTGCCGGTATCGTAGCGGTAGGGGGGGACAAGGTGGACTTTGAGCGAGGGGAGGTACTGTTCATCGGTGCTGGCAAGGAGGTGACGTGGGAGTCCAAGGGCGACGGTGTGGAAGTGTTCAGAGCCTTTGTCGAGGCTGACAAGTGA